The following coding sequences lie in one Streptomyces albofaciens JCM 4342 genomic window:
- a CDS encoding aspartate aminotransferase family protein yields the protein MTSEASTEARSTGSTLGPAFGSGNGPWLYAEDGTAWFDGTAGSGAATLGHQHPDVIAAVTAQAGRLAHTGCKLGSDARRRMIERIGALSPYAAPAVLPTTTGAEAVESALKIARAATGHRAVVGFRYGFHGKTAGALGLTWRPEFKAYSGFEDGDGRAPAVIAELPDPREPGPGDAAAFAAGLSAALDAADRRGGTAAVVLEPVQVTEGVLDVPPELLDEIARQAHSRGALLVLDEIYTGLGRAGRLFTAELMTEQPDLTLLGKTLGNGFPVGAVVGERAVVDALPPGVQTSTFSGHPVSCAAAEAVLDVVVREDLAGRARQLGKRLHADLDALAARHPWMRAVRTTGALAAFDCVRDGRPDPELARAVTGGALRGRLLLFGGGPEGASVKIVPPVLLDDEGYRFLADGLAAAVDAAAPDDGRPGASTRNGGLI from the coding sequence ATGACGAGTGAGGCGAGTACCGAGGCGCGGTCCACGGGCAGCACCCTGGGGCCGGCCTTCGGCAGCGGCAACGGCCCCTGGCTGTACGCCGAGGACGGCACGGCCTGGTTCGACGGGACCGCGGGCAGCGGCGCGGCGACCCTGGGCCACCAGCACCCGGACGTCATCGCCGCCGTGACGGCCCAGGCCGGGCGGCTGGCCCACACCGGCTGCAAGCTGGGCTCGGACGCCCGCAGGCGGATGATCGAGCGGATCGGCGCGCTGTCCCCGTACGCGGCGCCCGCGGTGCTGCCCACCACGACCGGCGCGGAGGCGGTGGAGTCCGCGCTGAAGATCGCCCGCGCGGCCACCGGGCACCGGGCCGTGGTCGGCTTCCGGTACGGCTTCCACGGCAAGACGGCCGGGGCGCTGGGGCTCACCTGGCGGCCGGAGTTCAAGGCCTACAGCGGGTTCGAGGACGGCGACGGCCGCGCGCCGGCCGTCATCGCGGAGTTACCCGATCCGCGCGAGCCGGGGCCCGGCGACGCGGCCGCGTTCGCGGCCGGGCTGTCCGCGGCGCTGGACGCCGCGGACCGGCGCGGCGGCACCGCGGCCGTGGTCCTGGAACCGGTCCAGGTGACCGAGGGCGTCCTGGACGTGCCGCCGGAGCTGCTGGACGAGATCGCCCGGCAGGCGCACTCCCGTGGCGCGCTGCTGGTACTGGACGAGATCTACACCGGACTGGGCCGGGCCGGGCGGCTGTTCACCGCCGAGCTGATGACGGAGCAGCCGGACCTGACGCTGCTCGGCAAGACGCTGGGCAACGGCTTCCCGGTCGGCGCCGTGGTGGGGGAGCGCGCGGTGGTCGACGCGCTGCCGCCGGGCGTGCAGACCTCCACCTTCTCCGGACACCCGGTCTCCTGCGCCGCCGCCGAAGCCGTCCTGGACGTCGTCGTACGGGAGGACCTGGCCGGCCGGGCGCGGCAGCTGGGGAAACGGCTGCACGCCGACCTGGACGCGCTGGCCGCCCGGCACCCCTGGATGCGGGCGGTCCGTACGACCGGCGCGCTGGCCGCCTTCGACTGCGTACGGGACGGGCGGCCGGATCCGGAACTGGCGCGGGCGGTCACGGGCGGCGCGCTGCGCGGCCGGCTGCTGCTGTTCGGCGGCGGGCCGGAGGGCGCCAGCGTCAAGATCGTGCCGCCGGTGCTGCTGGACGACGAGGGCTACCGGTTCCTGGCCGACGGGCTCGCGGCGGCCGTGGACGCGGCCGCGCCGGACGACGGCCGCCCCGGCGCCTCCACCCGGAACGGTGGCCTCATATGA
- a CDS encoding 3-hydroxyacyl-CoA dehydrogenase NAD-binding domain-containing protein — protein sequence MTEEAAVRGVPEAAAVGATGSVTPLPVRQLVADGSPEPVVEEVLRQPPGRGEIRLRAEWSLVSPGTELHYLDRSARTGERYVLGYCSAGVVDAVGPQAPGFAPGDRVIAMGWGEAVHSGAVTVPYRLCRRVPDGLDLADAVVAGLAATAVHAVDRAVLEPADEVAVVGAGMVGQLVAQITAARGARTTLLDLRPERLRTAPALGLAAADGERFFAAEGAGPGQDGRGGRCVFLCGTGDAGATVAAAARWAGRAPGRPRLVGVGRFAAHIDFSVELGNLDIRYAARCGAGYRDASYARGLTEVTAPDGEGTVTENLQRALDLIGSGAIRPALMGLPRLPLERAAEAYARLRERPAHPAVLFAHGPAAAPEGSAAP from the coding sequence ATGACTGAAGAGGCGGCTGTACGAGGGGTGCCGGAGGCCGCCGCCGTGGGAGCCACGGGTTCCGTGACCCCGCTGCCCGTACGGCAGTTGGTGGCGGACGGGAGTCCGGAGCCGGTTGTCGAGGAGGTGCTGCGGCAGCCCCCGGGGCGCGGCGAGATACGGCTGCGCGCCGAGTGGAGCCTGGTGAGCCCGGGCACCGAACTGCACTATCTGGACCGCTCCGCCCGTACCGGCGAGCGCTACGTCCTCGGATACTGCTCGGCCGGGGTGGTGGACGCGGTCGGCCCGCAGGCCCCCGGGTTCGCCCCCGGTGACCGGGTGATCGCCATGGGCTGGGGCGAGGCCGTGCACAGCGGGGCGGTCACCGTGCCGTACCGGCTGTGCCGCCGGGTCCCGGACGGCCTGGACCTGGCGGACGCGGTGGTGGCGGGGCTGGCCGCGACCGCGGTGCACGCGGTGGACCGGGCCGTGCTGGAGCCCGCGGACGAGGTGGCCGTGGTGGGCGCGGGCATGGTCGGCCAGCTGGTCGCCCAGATCACGGCGGCCCGGGGCGCCCGCACCACCCTGCTGGACCTGCGCCCGGAGCGGCTGCGCACGGCGCCCGCGCTCGGGCTGGCCGCCGCCGACGGGGAGCGCTTCTTCGCGGCGGAGGGCGCGGGCCCCGGGCAGGACGGGCGCGGCGGCCGGTGTGTCTTCCTGTGCGGTACGGGGGACGCCGGGGCCACCGTCGCGGCGGCCGCCCGCTGGGCGGGCCGGGCACCGGGGCGCCCCCGGCTGGTCGGTGTGGGCCGGTTCGCGGCGCACATCGACTTCAGCGTGGAGCTGGGCAACCTCGACATCCGGTACGCGGCCCGCTGCGGCGCCGGATACCGGGACGCCTCGTACGCCCGCGGCCTGACCGAGGTCACGGCGCCGGACGGCGAGGGCACGGTCACCGAGAACCTGCAACGGGCGCTGGACCTGATCGGCTCCGGCGCGATCCGCCCGGCCCTGATGGGGCTGCCGCGCCTCCCGCTGGAACGGGCCGCCGAGGCCTACGCGCGGCTGCGCGAGCGGCCCGCGCACCCCGCCGTCCTCTTCGCCCACGGCCCGGCCGCGGCGCCGGAAGGGAGCGCCGCGCCATGA
- a CDS encoding Coenzyme F420 hydrogenase/dehydrogenase, beta subunit C-terminal domain, which produces MTFQQLERDVLAPELCTVCGACELACPAGVIGFDGLDPVLTVASWTAADCGECTDCLDVCPGADPGTPAAEERLFGRTRTPDERWTGVFEEVVAGHALDPVVYEASASGGSLTALLQTAMRVLGVSAVLSMGRDAEQPWRAAPALVRDPGDLVETAQSTYQLAPYLGALRDLMLKEPDARVAMAGVACHIQAMRKLQAMDTEIGRWAREKVVLLVEPACSSSTRPEGTAAVIRERAHVPLESVVRLRYREGEYPGNIGIRTRDGVDHQVQFWQAVRDFAGNKTHRCLSCGDWMSGLADVSVSDGDPNIFAASVSGEGQAKHGRVFIRTRAGAEAVAAGRERGLLTHEPVDLAGLNLGLERKRNRRATYERSGRPVPLGPIPGHREELEIVPDERWIAAPEPEGERCGQGTARERGDD; this is translated from the coding sequence ATGACCTTCCAGCAGCTCGAAAGGGACGTACTGGCGCCGGAGCTGTGCACCGTGTGCGGCGCCTGCGAACTGGCCTGCCCGGCCGGGGTGATCGGCTTCGACGGGCTGGACCCGGTGCTCACCGTGGCCTCCTGGACCGCCGCCGACTGCGGGGAGTGCACCGACTGCCTGGACGTCTGCCCGGGCGCCGACCCCGGCACCCCGGCCGCCGAGGAGCGCCTGTTCGGCCGCACCCGTACCCCCGACGAGCGCTGGACCGGCGTCTTCGAGGAAGTCGTCGCCGGGCACGCGCTGGACCCCGTGGTGTACGAGGCGTCCGCCAGCGGCGGCAGCCTCACCGCGCTGCTCCAGACCGCCATGCGGGTGCTGGGCGTCTCGGCGGTGCTCTCCATGGGGCGGGACGCCGAGCAGCCGTGGCGGGCGGCGCCCGCGCTGGTACGCGACCCCGGCGACCTGGTGGAGACCGCGCAGTCCACGTACCAACTGGCCCCCTACCTCGGCGCGTTGCGCGACCTGATGCTCAAGGAGCCGGACGCCCGGGTCGCCATGGCCGGAGTGGCCTGCCACATCCAGGCGATGCGCAAGCTCCAGGCCATGGACACCGAGATCGGCCGGTGGGCACGCGAGAAGGTCGTGCTCCTGGTCGAGCCCGCCTGTTCGTCCAGCACGCGCCCCGAGGGCACCGCCGCGGTGATCCGGGAACGCGCCCACGTACCGCTGGAGTCGGTGGTGCGGCTGCGCTACCGCGAGGGCGAGTACCCCGGGAACATCGGTATCCGCACGCGGGACGGCGTGGACCACCAGGTGCAGTTCTGGCAGGCGGTCCGGGACTTCGCCGGAAACAAGACGCACCGCTGTCTGTCCTGCGGGGACTGGATGTCGGGGCTGGCCGATGTGAGCGTCAGCGACGGCGACCCGAACATCTTCGCCGCGAGCGTCAGCGGCGAGGGGCAGGCCAAGCACGGCCGGGTGTTCATCCGTACCCGGGCCGGCGCCGAAGCGGTGGCGGCCGGGCGGGAGCGCGGGCTGCTCACCCACGAACCCGTGGACCTGGCGGGCCTCAACCTCGGCCTGGAACGCAAGCGCAACCGGCGGGCCACCTACGAACGCTCCGGCCGTCCGGTGCCGCTGGGGCCGATACCGGGACACCGCGAGGAACTGGAGATCGTGCCGGACGAGCGGTGGATCGCGGCGCCGGAGCCGGAAGGGGAGCGGTGCGGGCAGGGAACGGCGAGGGAGCGGGGAGATGACTGA
- a CDS encoding 3-phosphoshikimate 1-carboxyvinyltransferase, with translation MLDARSGPRQEFDRPDTDSPDLVVDGGRAQEAVGAGALSVRVPGDKSVSHRALLAALLPGAPEVLTVRNANLGGAVRALLPAMRALGVAVDVDGGALTARRGALPVPQRVRAHPGVTRWPEGVPYLETGGSSAAARLLIGVLAGSGTAAVVDGDEVLRHRPMDWLVDPLAELGAEIEYLGEDGCLPVWVKGPVCRPGRTVQLRVGSAQARSGVLLAAAAAGLPATVRHPVRSRDHTERMLASFGGVLDEGDGELRWSGEPFDVPDVIDVPADPSLAAYPVAAHLLWGDGGTLRVPGVCLNPTRTGFFEVLRRAGADIAYEYATAYGDGGTEGGRPRGGEPVGTVVVRGGLEQAGPVRVDEPWLLHALIDEVPLLAVVAARLPGTSWIGCAQELRFKETDRLTTTARMAGAFGARVEVAADGLTVRGGAPLRAGVVPGFEDHRIAMAAATLAGCLPGRTTVRGGACHRTSFPDFADVQRAVGARIAKDPL, from the coding sequence GTGCTTGACGCCCGAAGCGGGCCCCGGCAGGAATTCGACCGGCCGGATACCGATTCACCGGATCTGGTGGTGGACGGCGGACGGGCCCAGGAGGCCGTCGGCGCCGGTGCGCTGAGCGTCCGGGTACCGGGGGACAAGTCGGTCAGTCACCGGGCGCTGCTGGCGGCACTGCTTCCCGGCGCGCCCGAGGTGCTGACGGTGCGCAACGCCAACCTCGGCGGCGCCGTACGGGCCCTGCTCCCGGCGATGCGGGCCCTGGGCGTGGCGGTCGACGTGGACGGCGGCGCGCTGACCGCGCGGCGTGGCGCGTTACCGGTGCCCCAGCGGGTACGGGCCCACCCGGGCGTGACCCGGTGGCCCGAAGGCGTGCCGTACCTGGAGACCGGCGGGTCGAGCGCCGCGGCCCGGCTGCTGATCGGCGTGCTCGCGGGGAGCGGCACCGCCGCGGTGGTGGACGGCGACGAGGTGCTGCGGCACCGGCCGATGGACTGGCTGGTCGATCCGCTGGCCGAGCTGGGCGCGGAGATCGAGTACCTCGGCGAGGACGGCTGCCTGCCCGTATGGGTGAAGGGGCCGGTGTGCCGGCCGGGCCGGACGGTGCAGCTGCGCGTGGGGAGTGCGCAGGCACGGTCCGGGGTCCTGCTGGCCGCGGCGGCCGCGGGACTGCCCGCGACGGTACGGCACCCGGTGCGCTCGCGGGACCACACCGAGCGGATGCTCGCCTCGTTCGGCGGTGTGCTGGACGAGGGGGACGGTGAACTCCGCTGGAGCGGCGAGCCGTTCGATGTGCCGGACGTCATCGACGTGCCGGCCGATCCCTCGCTGGCCGCCTACCCCGTGGCGGCCCACCTGCTGTGGGGCGACGGCGGCACGCTGCGGGTGCCGGGCGTGTGCCTGAACCCGACCCGGACCGGCTTCTTCGAGGTGCTGCGGCGGGCCGGGGCCGATATCGCGTACGAGTACGCGACCGCGTACGGAGACGGAGGAACCGAGGGGGGACGGCCCCGGGGCGGGGAGCCGGTGGGGACCGTGGTGGTCCGAGGGGGGCTGGAGCAGGCCGGGCCCGTCCGGGTGGACGAGCCGTGGCTGCTGCACGCGCTGATCGACGAAGTGCCGCTGCTGGCCGTGGTCGCGGCCCGGCTGCCGGGGACCTCGTGGATCGGATGCGCGCAGGAGCTGCGGTTCAAGGAGACGGACCGGCTGACGACCACGGCGCGGATGGCCGGGGCCTTCGGCGCCCGGGTCGAGGTGGCGGCCGACGGGCTGACTGTGCGCGGCGGGGCGCCGCTGCGCGCCGGTGTGGTGCCGGGCTTCGAGGACCACCGGATCGCCATGGCCGCCGCGACGCTCGCGGGATGCCTGCCGGGGCGCACCACGGTGCGCGGCGGCGCCTGCCACCGCACGTCATTTCCCGACTTCGCCGATGTGCAGCGGGCCGTCGGCGCCCGGATCGCAAAGGACCCCCTGTGA
- a CDS encoding non-ribosomal peptide synthetase, which translates to MTTTALPAEVPTGHRPFPPAEQAGTLVHRFLEQAAAHPGREAVVTPEARWTYRETAGRAARVAGSLTAAGLRPGDRVGLLFSHGAEMIAALLGVLRAGLSYVPLDAAYPEPRLAFMARDAGVRALVATEQHLPLAGRLASGQPVLAYDALVAGDAADAVRAHPGAEAYVLYTSGSTGQPKPVAQLHRNVLHHARVWTDGLGIGPLDRLTLQSAYSWDSAVQDTFAALLNGAALYPVDLKSLGISGLLEWMAAEEITVYHSTLPVFRALVRAMESRGTALPAMRMLALGGDTLHLADLDAARRAFAAHCRVAGAYGSTECSCALLRVADRDYRPPTGVFPLGFPAAETRVWLQDGDGRPVEGAGEGEIVVQSDYLAPGAVADGRTYRTGDLARRLADGTLLLIGRRDFQVKISGIRVETGEVESALKELPGVREAVVMPFTDRLGERQLAAYLVADDGARTAPAVLRAALRGVLPDHAVPTAYVLLDALPLTPNHKIDRAALPDPLAARVTGPAAGARGAGPLERAVAEAWREVLGTDAVSLDDNFFDLGGTSLRVAAVHERLTRTVAPGLRMTDLYRAPTVRSLVRLIGSGQEDSAAGTARGARRRAAARGGTRRAAARTRPAGPPPHPQQPAGGTSD; encoded by the coding sequence ATGACCACGACGGCGCTGCCCGCCGAAGTGCCCACCGGCCACCGGCCGTTCCCGCCCGCCGAGCAGGCCGGGACCCTGGTGCACCGCTTCCTGGAACAGGCCGCCGCCCACCCCGGGCGCGAGGCCGTGGTCACCCCCGAGGCGCGCTGGACCTACCGGGAGACCGCCGGGCGCGCGGCCCGGGTCGCCGGCTCGCTGACCGCGGCCGGACTGCGGCCCGGCGACCGGGTCGGGCTGCTCTTCTCGCACGGCGCGGAGATGATCGCGGCGCTGCTGGGCGTGCTGCGGGCCGGGCTGTCCTACGTACCGCTGGACGCGGCCTATCCCGAGCCGCGCCTCGCGTTCATGGCCCGGGACGCGGGCGTACGGGCCCTGGTCGCCACCGAACAGCACCTGCCGCTCGCCGGGCGACTGGCGAGCGGGCAGCCGGTGCTGGCGTACGACGCGCTTGTCGCGGGGGACGCGGCGGACGCCGTACGGGCGCACCCCGGCGCAGAGGCGTACGTCCTCTACACCTCCGGCTCCACCGGGCAGCCGAAGCCGGTCGCGCAGCTGCACCGCAACGTGCTGCACCACGCGCGGGTGTGGACCGACGGCCTGGGCATCGGCCCGCTGGACCGGCTCACCCTCCAGTCCGCCTACAGCTGGGACTCGGCGGTGCAGGACACCTTCGCCGCCCTGCTCAACGGCGCGGCCCTGTACCCCGTCGACCTGAAGTCGCTGGGCATCAGTGGGCTGCTGGAGTGGATGGCGGCCGAGGAGATCACGGTCTACCACTCCACGCTGCCGGTATTCCGTGCGCTCGTACGGGCCATGGAGTCGCGGGGCACGGCGCTGCCCGCCATGCGGATGCTCGCCCTCGGCGGGGACACCCTGCACCTGGCCGATCTCGACGCCGCCCGGCGGGCCTTCGCGGCGCACTGCCGGGTGGCGGGGGCGTACGGCTCGACGGAGTGCTCCTGCGCACTGCTGCGGGTCGCCGACCGGGACTACCGGCCGCCGACCGGCGTCTTCCCGCTGGGCTTCCCGGCCGCGGAGACGCGGGTGTGGCTCCAGGACGGGGACGGGCGGCCGGTCGAGGGAGCGGGCGAAGGCGAAATCGTCGTACAGAGCGACTACCTTGCGCCCGGCGCGGTCGCCGACGGGCGGACGTACCGTACCGGCGACCTCGCCCGGCGGCTGGCGGACGGCACCCTGCTGCTGATCGGCCGCCGCGACTTCCAGGTGAAGATCTCCGGAATCCGGGTGGAGACCGGAGAGGTGGAGAGCGCGCTGAAGGAACTGCCCGGGGTGCGCGAGGCGGTGGTGATGCCGTTCACCGACCGGCTCGGCGAGCGGCAGCTGGCGGCCTACCTGGTGGCGGACGACGGGGCGCGCACCGCACCCGCCGTCCTGCGGGCGGCGCTGCGCGGGGTGCTCCCCGACCACGCGGTGCCCACCGCGTACGTGCTGCTCGACGCGCTGCCGCTGACCCCCAACCACAAGATCGACCGGGCCGCGCTGCCCGACCCGCTCGCGGCCCGGGTAACCGGACCGGCCGCCGGCGCGCGCGGCGCCGGGCCGCTGGAGCGCGCCGTGGCCGAGGCGTGGCGCGAAGTCCTCGGCACCGACGCGGTCTCGCTGGACGACAACTTCTTCGACCTGGGCGGGACGTCCCTGCGGGTGGCCGCCGTCCACGAACGGCTGACCCGCACCGTCGCGCCCGGACTGCGGATGACCGACCTGTACCGGGCCCCGACCGTCCGGAGCCTGGTGCGGCTGATCGGCAGCGGCCAGGAGGACTCCGCGGCGGGCACCGCGCGGGGCGCCCGCCGGCGCGCCGCCGCCCGGGGCGGTACCCGCCGGGCCGCGGCCCGCACACGCCCCGCCGGCCCGCCGCCGCACCCCCAGCAACCAGCAGGAGGAACCAGTGACTGA